GTTTCGTTCTGGAGGCGCGGGTCAGGGTCTCTTCGTCGGCAAAGGCCGTGTGGTAGATGACCGGGATGCCCTGGTTGATGACCTCGGCGGCGCGCACGCCGTCGATGTTGTCCTTGAGGCGCACGTCCATGAGGATGACGTCCACGGCATGCTTGGTGGCGAACTCGATGGCCTTGGCTCCCGTGTCCGCCACGCAGCAGACGTTCAGGCCCATGCCCGAGAGTTCCTTTTCGAGGTACAAGGCCGTGATGGCCTCGTCCTCAACAATCATGATGTTCGTTTGTTCCACTGGCCCCTCCCGCCATGAGGACTCGGCCTTCCTGAACGGGCCGAAGGCGTCCTAACCATTTAATCAATCTTGGCATTACTCGGGACTTGGTGTCAATGCCGAGTATGCACATCTTCATAAAAAACCCGCCATGTCATGGCGTGTCGCCTGTTGGCGTTGTGGCTTGATTGACAGGGAAACGGGCAAAGCGCAAGATGAAAATGTGTGACTCTTTTATGCGTGAACGGTGTTGTGCGTCGCGAGGAGGTGGACGATGCGAACGGTTTGGACGTTGGTCCTGGCATTGGGGTTGTGTCTGGTTGCCG
The genomic region above belongs to Alkalidesulfovibrio alkalitolerans DSM 16529 and contains:
- a CDS encoding response regulator; this translates as MEQTNIMIVEDEAITALYLEKELSGMGLNVCCVADTGAKAIEFATKHAVDVILMDVRLKDNIDGVRAAEVINQGIPVIYHTAFADEETLTRASRTKPVAILEKPASIHLIRETIAKALARGK